From the Dendrosporobacter quercicolus genome, the window GAGCGGTTATTATCTTTGACATTGATTACCGTAATTATACCTGGCAGTCCAAAGCCGAAATTGCCGTATATTATTCTCTTGCCGGCAAATTGAGCGATATTGTCATTGGTTCGCGCGAGGAATTTGATTTAATGGAAATGCTGCCGCCCGACAATGACGTCAAAAGCTATCAGTTAGCCGATAAATACCTGGAATATGGCAATAAAATCGCAATTATTAAATTTGGGAAAAAAGGGTCGGTTGCTTATTGCGGCGATACCCTGGCTTATAAGGTGGAATCTTTTCCTGTTAAACTTCTCAAATCCTTTGGCGGCGGCGATGCCTATGCCTCAGCTTTTATCTATGGCTTACTGGAGAATTGGGCGGTGCCCAAAGCATTGGAATTTGCCTCCGCCTCCGCTTCTATGGTTGTCGCCAGCCACAGCTGCTCCACAGCTATGCCCGCAGCAAAAGACATAGCAGCCTTTATTGCCGCCAGAACAGAACAGGTCGTTACTCAAATAGGCTGGAAAGACGATATCGAATAGGGACTTCCAGTACTGCACCATTCTGAAGCTGCCAGTAGGCTGAAATTCAGGGGTGGTGCAGTACTAGGCCCCGACAGGGTGGCTGGTAAGTCTGCTGACGGAAGCTTTAGCGGTCATTGATTTTCAAGAATCAATCCAATATTTAAAAAGCAAGATTTTGAAAGTTTGGTAGAAAAATCCTGAAAAGTATCTCGATGTAAGCAGAGTATCCAACAAGAAATCTAAAGAATATTGCGACTATTTCGGATAAAATGAAACTAACTAGACGGTTAAACGTTTCAGCCGCTGTCGTACGTAGGAGCGGCAATGTCTGTGAACCGGGGGGGGGGGTAACAACAGAGCCTTATCCTATATGGCTCAGCTGGACTAGTCAAATCTTAATGCTTATACGGAAGGACTGGTAGCCAGTTCACTGCTGTTCGGAGTCGCTTTGGGATCTATAGCTGATCCGGCGGCTTTTTTCAGATAAACATGGCTGCCGGAAGAATATTTTTTATTTAGCCAGCTTGGTTTTTATCACCAGGCTGGGCTGTACGTTTCTGGCAGTTTTTGGCCTTTGTTTTTTATGTGATTATTGGCGTTGCTTTGGGTCATGATGCTGGAGTCTGGCGGTACAATGTATTACGGAACGGAAATACCCGGCAATGCGGAATTCAGTACGAGGGGGTCTTGATGGCAATATTGCCAGGTGGGGTCATTTCCGTACTGGCCTGATTTGTGGGATTTGGCTTCTGAACGAGTAGGGCGCCGGCCAATACTGGCGGGCGGATTGGTACAATGATGACCCTTGCTGATAACTGGCAGTCTGCCCTTGACGATAGCGGAATCGGCATTGTTTCCCTACGTTCCTTTCATTAATGGTAACTTTCCTGCCTTTTCAGCAAGGAGCCATTTCGCCTGTGATGTGGCTCCTT encodes:
- the iolC gene encoding 5-dehydro-2-deoxygluconokinase, with the protein product MNPIQFDSAKPIDIIAVGRATIDLNPNELHRPLSEVATFSMYLGGSPANIVVGMSRLGKKTGFIGKISNDQFGQFITKSFQKEGVDVSNLTPAGNGENLGLTFTEILSPTESSILMYRRGIADLQLSVDDVSEEYIKKAKILLVSGTALSASPSREACFLAMNYAKKHGAVIIFDIDYRNYTWQSKAEIAVYYSLAGKLSDIVIGSREEFDLMEMLPPDNDVKSYQLADKYLEYGNKIAIIKFGKKGSVAYCGDTLAYKVESFPVKLLKSFGGGDAYASAFIYGLLENWAVPKALEFASASASMVVASHSCSTAMPAAKDIAAFIAARTEQVVTQIGWKDDIE